The following coding sequences lie in one Arachis stenosperma cultivar V10309 chromosome 5, arast.V10309.gnm1.PFL2, whole genome shotgun sequence genomic window:
- the LOC130980297 gene encoding protein TIC 214-like — protein sequence MIFQPFILDNLVYLCMKIMNSVVVVGFYYGFLSTFSIGPSYLFLLRARIMQEGTEKKLSTTAGFITGQLIMFISIYYAPLHLALGRPHIITVIPLPYLLFHFFGNNKKNFLNYGDKKKNSIRKFSIQRIFFTNLIFQLFNPLVLPSSILVRLVNIYMFRCNKKLLFLTSGFEGWLIGHIFFIKWIEFVWIQQNNVIKSNERIRSKKSILSEFRTSMAQLFSVFLFVTCLYYLDRTPLPFVFKKKRSKSKESGEIEKHKFDVERISKTTRTEQKKKISSETDTSSYLFAKKGKNSKKINETADKKILVSKKSLVTIFFDFRRWKRPLRYIMFRNFIIGIIENSNIKKISLFIK from the coding sequence atgatTTTTCAACCTTTTATACTGGATAATCTAGTATACTTATGCATGAAGATAATGAATTCGGTCGTTGTGGTCGGATTCTATTATGGATTTCTGAGCACATTCTCCATAGGGCCCTCTTATCTCTTCCTTCTTCGAGCTCGGATTATGCAAGAAGGGACCGAGAAGAAACTATCAACAACAGCTGGGTTTATTACGGGACAGCTCATCATGTTCATATCGATCTATTATGCGCCTTTGCATCTAGCATTGGGTAGACCTCATATAATAACTGTCATACCTCTACCCTATCTTTTATTTCATTTCTTCggcaataataaaaaaaactttttgaattatggggacaagaaaaagaattcaATACGTAAATTTAGCATTCAAAGAATATTCTTTACTAATCTTATTTTTCAGTTATTTAACCCCCTTGTCTTACCAAGTTCCATATTAGTCAGATTAGTAAACATCTATATGTTTAGATGCAACAAAAAATTGTTGTTTTTAACAAGTGGTTTTGAAGGTTGGTTAATTGGTcacatttttttcataaaatggATTGAATTTGTCTGGATACAACAAAATAATGTTATTAAATCTAATGAACGCATTCGCTCTAAGAAGTCCATTTTATCAGAATTTCGAACTTCTATGGCTCAACTCTTTagtgtttttttatttgttacGTGTTTATACTATTTAGACCGAACACCCTTGCCCTTTGTTTTTAAAAAGAAACGTtcaaaaagtaaagaaagcgGTGAAATTGAAAAACACAAATTTGATGTTGAAAGAATTTCAAAAACGACAAGAACtgagcaaaaaaaaaagatatctTCGGAAACCGATacttcttcttatctttttgcAAAGAAGGGtaagaattcaaagaaaatcaaCGAAACCGCAGATAAAAAGATATTGGTATCGAAGAAATCCCTTGTAACGATTTTTTTCGATTTTAGACGATGGAAGCGGCCGTTACGATATATAATGTTTCGAAATTTTATTATTGGAATAATCGAAAATAGTAATATAAAGAAGAtatcattattcattaaataa
- the LOC130980298 gene encoding ATP synthase epsilon chain, chloroplastic-like has protein sequence MNISAIEILGELYICVLLPIGTIGPLCSLLNLLKRSNRTKIDLFDQRLNRSSEVKEIILSTNSGQIGVLPNHAPIATAVDIGILRIRLNDQWVTMALMGGFARISNNKITILVNDAEKSSDIDPEEAKQTPEIAEANLSKAEGKRQLIEANLSLRRARTRVEAINMLSQ, from the exons ATGAATATAAGCGCAATTGAGATTCTTGGGGAGTTATACATTTGT GTTCTTCTCCCCATCGGAACAATAGGGCCGTTATGCTCATTACTAAACTTGTTGAAGAGATCAAATAGAACCAAGATAGATCTTTTTGATCAGAGGTTGAATCGATCATCAGAAGTGAAGGAAATTATTTTGTCCACTAATAGTGGACAAATTGGAGTATTACCAAATCATGCACCTATTGCTACAGCTGTAGATATAGGTATCTTGAGAATACGCCTTAATGACCAATGGGTAACAATGGCTCTGATGGGTGGTTTTGCTAGAATAAGCAATAATAAGATCACCATTTTAGTAAATGATGCCGAGAAGAGTAGTGACATTGATCCAGAAGAAGCTAAACAAACTCCTGAAATAGCAGAAGCTAACTTGAGTAAAGCTGAAGGCAAGAGACAACTAATCGAGGCAAATCTATCTCTCCGACGAGCTAGGACACGAGTAGAGGCTATCAATATGCTTTCGCAATAA
- the LOC130983183 gene encoding uncharacterized protein At1g76070-like has translation MEKLSQIKNKFLKFLPKEPVASMGIQNPSLSPRRPPVSIIPKEARRNHKRGTSFSAKEPSSPKVSCIGQVERKKKNKNKNKNHKNIQKNQIHKNIDSVLSPEKKILLWIAKGNCNEGSKQSGKAFVLEEKESATPTLGTMKKFASGRGTLSDFDFTLEQR, from the coding sequence atggagaaACTATCTCAAATTAAGAACAAATTCTTAAAGTTTCTTCCAAAAGAACCTGTAGCCTCAATGGGCATTCAGAATCCGAGTCTAAGTCCTCGTCGACCACCAGTTTCTATAATTCCGAAGGAAGCTCGAAGAAACCACAAAAGGGGTACAAGCTTCAGTGCTAAGGAACCCTCCTCTCCCAAGGTCTCATGCATTGGACAAGTTGAGCgcaagaagaagaacaagaacaaaaacaagAACCATAAGAACATACAAAAAAACCAAATACATAAGAATATTGACTCTGTTCTAAGCCCTGAAAAGAAGATTCTGCTGTGGATTGCCAAGGGAAATTGTAACGAGGGATCAAAGCAAAGTGGGAAAGCTTTTGTATTGGAAGAGAAAGAATCAGCCACCCCAACGTTGGGCACCATGAAGAAATTTGCTAGTGGTAGAGGAACCTTGTCTGATTTTGATTTTACACTTGAACAAAGGTGA